TTGGCCATTCTTATTAAtaccaaatccaaataatttgCCTTCCGCATCTCGAGCTAGAGTATGATAATCACCGCAAGCGACTTGAAGAATATCTCTTTTGTAGACAGAATTATTACTGTCTAGTGCCCTGTTTAACAGTTCAATTTCATAAAGTTTATTACAAGGTGggaattcatcaaattgtGATAATGTAGGAACACCAAATTGGCCATACGAATGAGAGCGGTCTTGCGGTTTAGATTTAATTCCAGTGGCACATGAATATGCGTTGCCCTTATTCGATACGAGGGCCAAATGGTGTTTACCGGTATCGAATTGTATAATTTTATTCTCACCCTTAGCTTTGAAGCTATCCTTGGTATCTAATTTCCAATCGTAACTGCAATAAGTTTTCCAAGGTAAAACCCATGATCTCTTATGTTCTACGTGCTTAGTTAAAGATGATGGATCTTTTACGGGGATGActaaaatttcacctttcTTGTTGAGGGCATAAGCAACATTGTTGGACAATTTAActttaaccaaattttgatctgGCAAAATTGTACTAATAGCATCTTGGCTCCACTTCAGCAAATCCCCCCTCTCGTCAATCGCTAAGTTTTCCTTACCATTAGGTTCATCAGATAGACAAACGTCTCTCAGGACTTTATGATCGAAAAGGGGAATTCTCTTGGGTAAGATGTATCCAGCCTTGTTTTTACCGGCAATCTCATTAGATCCAGCTAGATATAATCCAGAAACTTCAGGACCAAAATTTGCATCGGATATAACTGCAATTTCATCCATGGATTTCTTGGTCTTACTTTTAACTAATCTCTCAATAGTATTATCGTCAACTTTGTAATCATCCTTAGTAACCCACCAGCTTTTAATTTGGGGCCACTTCATATATGTAGTCGTAGCAGCGCCAACACCTAACAGGATGAGCAAACCTTGGAAGACGGCCGATaatctcatcaatttctctaCACGAATTTCATGGGCCCTCTGAGCCTGTTCTTCAGACTGATCCGGCCACTGGAATTCTTCCTTTGAACTTTTCTTGGCCTTATAAGGTTGTGAAGTTAGATTGGGTGCCCATagttcagcttcatcaatcTGTTCGGAGTTCTTGTAAAGCCTTGTACAACTACTAAAGTTTCTCAGACTTGGAATCCTGAGAGTCAACCGGTTACCACATCCCAATAAACTCCTCCGAAGCATCATTATTGGTTATTCTTTCCTGATGATGTGCTTGGGTAGTTTTAGAGTTCATCAAGTTCCGCGAAGTTGAACTTTTCCTTTATTTAGTTAACTTATGCCCAGTGCTTAGACTATGTCAGGGACCTCTTTTACAAGGATGtcgttgatgaaattcGTTGGCTTGAACTCTAGAAGAGCATTCCATGCCACTTCCAAACGTTTGACTGATTTCGAAACTGTTCACATACAAAACACCAATAGGTATAAGCAACTTTTGATGGAAAAGGGTAAGTTTGAAGAATCTCAGGCAAATGCAATCGTGAACCTTATGTCAGATGCACTTAGAGGCGGTATATCACACGTATCTCAGGATTTAGccaaaagagaaaggttAACGCAGTTGACTTACCAACAGAGGGTCGATTTTGCCAAATTGAGGGATCAGTTGTTGACAGCAGATCGAAGTGAGTTCCATAATCTACAGAATGACTACGAAAGGGTCCGTAAGGATTTAgataaattgaagaataaagTTAAAGAGGAAATTACGAAGGCAAATGCGAGCTTTAAACTTGACCTTTCGTTGGAGAAAGGTCGTATAAGGGAGGAAAGTAGTCATCATGATATGCAGATCAAAGAGATCGACACCCGAATTGACAAGGAAATCACAAACATGAGAATGCAGATCGACTCAGTCAAGACTCAAGTCATGCAATGGTTAATCGGTGTGTGCACCGGTACCTTCGCTCTAGTTCTAGCATATGTTAGATTATTATCATAATGAAATTCAATCGCACtacaaagaaacaaaaaaaaggaCATATATTCTatactactattactatgGGTTGGATATGAAGGTTTCatatttctttaaaatttgaagatttctttcaaaatcctAACGGTATCATCAGGGCTAGTCACGGAATGACCAATGGTTCTTGGATCTTCGTAAATTTCCCAGTCGTTACCACCTTTGTAAGTTTTGTCACCAAAGAAgtgaatttctttgaaaccGTCCTTTTCCACATGTTGCAAACAGTAAGTCTTATCCCAACCAGTGGGGAAAACGTCAAATGAAATTTGACCACCAATTGAATAAGTCAAACCCAAATCTGGGAAttccttcttcaatgcTTCGACAAATTTAGCTCTAATTTGGTGTTCTTTATCATAAGCTTCGAATTCATTACGTTCGGAAGTTGATGCGTTTCTACCGACAGGAGAAACGTTAATCATACCATTTCTGAATTCTAAGAAAGTacctcttcttcttggtaAATCAATCTTACTCAAGTAACCTAGAATGAAAACTGCTAATTTGTTGTATTTCTCTTCACCAatccaattgatgaatGATTGTGTTGCCATTTCCTTACCTAGTCTGTAAGCAGTCAAACCGTTTTCGGAGAAGGCATAGTCAAAGTTTTGCAAAACATCGTCACCTAATTGTTCCTTTTGTTTACTCAAATCAGAACCACCGACGAAACCAACGCAAACCTTCTTTCTCAATTGTTGTAGAACGTCAATAACTTCATCAGAGACGTGCAATCTTGCTGGTGTCAAAGTACCATCGACATCGAATAAAACCAAAGTATCAGGCTTTTCCTTGTGGGCGAATTCTGGAATGTCAACCATCTTGCTAGTAATACGAATatcaattgttcaattgttcttcagaGTTCTAAGGCtaaaacaaacaaacaaacagACAgacaagaaaagaagtgTTCAACTTAGTTGGATTAATATCTCGGGAAAGcttttcattattataCGTTGCTCCATGTTGATGGTGCCACGTCTTCCGAAGACGGACGccaaaaataaaaataaaaagcGCGTTTGTCAAGTCCGGGTAACATAAACACGAACACGTGAAAATCACATGTGTCTACAAGTCCGAGCACCACGTGCATTTCACGTGGTGACCTCTTTACTACCAAGACCCCTCTTAAAGGTGAATTCCAATTCGAGAATTTCAGTTATCTAAGTTTCAAATATAAATTACTATACTTAAATTTACACTTGAGTTCTGGACAAGAAGTAGTCTGGGAAGTTGTTGAAGttgttttccaaagaacCCTTGTTAGTCAAGAACTTGACGTAAGCACCGTCGTCCTTGACTTCACCAGCttgtcttcttttcaagTATTCATCTCTGTCCAATGGAGTGAAACCCCACTTCTTGGACAAGATAATCTTTTGTTGACCTGGGAACTTGTATCTGGATCTTCTCAAACCTTCGATGACAATATCCTTGTTGTTGTCTCTGGTTCTAACAGAGAACAAAATTTGACCAATGGCAACACGAGCAGCCAAACCGTGAGGCTTACCCCAGGCATTTCTCATACCTTGTTGCAAACGATCCGCACCGGCACATGACAACATCTTGTTAATTCTCAAAACGTGGAATGGGTGGACACGGACTCTCAAGTGGAAAGCATCTCTACCGGACATCTTGGTGATGTACTTGTTAGCACAGATACGAGCAGCTTCCAAAGCTTCAGAGGACAACTGTTCCAACTCGTTAGAGACCAAGTGGACACACAATGGGAATTCATCGACGGTGGCCTTCTTCTTACCCAAGTCGTAGATTCTGATCTTAGAGTCTGGGACGGCTCTGTTGTATCTAGACTTTGGATAAGgcttgttcttttgataTCTGTAACATCTAGCTGGTCTTCTAGccattttgaaagttgGGTAGTTGTGACTGTTTAGCTATTCAAAAGTATCCCTTCAACTACGTTGTGGTTACCAATATTACCTGTGCTTCTTTTAAAGGCCGAACTCATCGCTATTGGATTTGTCATCTTCCGGCGCTCTTTGCGTCGTTTTCGGGATAGCAGACAAATGTTGAGATTCCTTGTCAGAAAAAAGTTCAGGATTTGTGAGAATGTCCGGATGTtttagatttgaaaatgtcCGGATGGTGGATGTTAGGATGTTCTGCTACAGTCttctgaaaattttttgactatcccatctcatctcatctcatctcatctcatcgcagAAGTAATACAACATATACAAAAGTCATATTGTCAAGAGTACTCCCCTCTGAATAGAATTCGTCGATCCAGCAAGttaaattattattatggGACGTTACTGCGTGAAGAGATACAAGACCAAGAGAAGAACTAAGGATTTAGATATCATCTTTAATGAGTTATCATCTAAGGATAAGATTCAACAACTTTTAAACCAACCACTTGATGAGACTAAACCAGGATTAGGTCAGCATTACTGCATACACTGTGCTAAATATATGGAAAGTGCTATTGCTCTCAAGACTCATTTGAAGAGTAAAGTTcacagaagaagagttaaGGACTTAAAATCTATGCCATATACGCAAGAAGTTGCAGATGCTGCCAACGGTGTCAATTTAAACAAATTTTTGGACAGAGTAGAAcaattaaagaataaaaCTATTCctgaaaaatctgaaaatgAACAGCTCCTAAGCGGCCATTTGGAAGAAGCTTTGGCACATGCCAAAACAACCGAACCTACACTGCCGTGGGCTGGGGATGATAAGGAACAAGAGGTTAAGGATAAGGACAACGACGAGGTTTTCATGGGTtaaaaaatctaaatttgaattttcttttttttttttttttccacttttctAGCATCGTTAAATTTATGTACGTGGGGTAATAAAATCAACTCAAATTAATTCTTTGCCTGACCAAAATCAACATGGCCGGTAGATTCTGCATGTCTAGCGACATCCCTCTCACCTACTAAAATGGTCTTGCAAGTATTGCAAATGATTCTATCTCTGCGAGTGTTGAAAGAGTGACCACCTTTCTTTAATTGCTTGGCGATTTCCAGTGCCGCTTCCAAGACAGCTTCGCTGAATATTTCATCGCGTCTATCGAAAACTGTCCTTTGATTAACCAACTCGAGAGAATCATAATGAACTCCATTGAACATAACAATGACGAATTGATCGAATTGATCttcattgaatttttcgaatttttgTGCATCCATGTCTAGCACATATACGGCCACACCGAAATTTTTTGATAATATGGCAAtttcaataccaccaccCCACGAATCCTTTCTCAAAATCCATTGTGCATACTCTTCATTAGGTCTATCTAGTACTGCGTCGGAATAAAGTACTTTATCATTACGAATGCGATCGGAACAGACGGTACGCAACGTCGGTGACAACGATATGTCCTTGTATACGCAATATGACAGTGAATGGAAAAGACATGAATTATCATCTGGTATCTGACGCACTTGTAAGACTGTCTCTTCTCCAGTTGGTAAGGATATCTTGCATTTGTTGGGTGATAGCTGATCATTGGATGGCTgtgatgatggtggtgCTTCTGTCACCGATTTAGATTTGTTGCCCTCGTCTTGGAATATCAGTGTGATTTTTTCGCCAGAACTTATACCAAGTGAATCCAGTTTCGATTGTGATGCCTCTTGGTTGTTGTCTACCCTCTGTGGTGGGTACCCATACCTGATTCCCGCCACCGGTAATGGAGCTTCTGACGCCAGTATTAATCTTTCCAAAGTGGCATCATTATCTATCGAGACCACTTTATTATATCCATTGCCTCCACTGAGCTTCAATCTCATCTTTTTGATACTATGTACTGTCTATATGCGTTTAGTATTGAATTCAAGGGTATCTTAAAGTTACAGTAACGATTTCTCGGGCTTTTAAACTAATTTCGGTTACTGTCCGGACCCTGTCGGAAGTAAGAGAAACTGTTCGAAATTTAGCTTCACTATGATGATGTAAGGTTCCGTGAGTTAGTGATCCAAGATGAACTCATAGGTAAGGTACAACTTGATGTATAATTGATCGTTAATTCCGTGACATTGATATTGTTAAATtctgtttttctttttttctttccttaGGTATTTGTAAACCGGAAGATCTAATTGTGGATTTTCCTCCACATTCAGGTAAGTTCGTTTAAAGATTAGATACATCTTGTTTAATTTCCGCCAAAATCTGGTTCTTAATGGTGTCTTTCAATACATTTTGATCTAAAGATGGTTGAACGAATAAAGTCTTTAATTCCCTAATTTCCCCTCTTAATTTCACTTCATTGTAGATTAAAAGCACAAGTGAAATAATGACTATGAATAATAATTGATTCGTGGAGTGCCTAGAGGTATCCAACTGGCAAGTATTCTTGTTGATTGCTTCCTTTAACTCACGAGCTTCGGGTGAAGGTTTTGATGCTGCTGCCGCGACTGCAGCAGCCGGAGTCTGTTGTTTGATGGATTTCTTGTTAATTTTGTTAGCGGAAGCAGAGACATTAACTGTACCTTCTGTAACATAAGTATCAAGGTATTGatgaatcaatttcactAAATCTTTGGTCGCAGATACTTGACCACTTCTTGCACCTGATTCTACCATAGATTTGATCCAACTACTTGCAGTCCAATCCATAAAGTAAGAGACCTTCAACATGCATGTAGTCTTTGATGCCCATTTAAACATGTATCTGGTCTTCGTGGAAAAACTACCACCGCTTGGTACGTCGGGAGTCCTAGTGGTATTTAACACATGGATGAAACTTGAATAATCGCAGTCTAAGATTTTTTCAGAAACCACACACTTCGTAGATTTAGGACCGACCGGAAAATGTAGTCCCTTAGCATAATTGAATTCACGGTATTTTTTCCCGTCCTCATCaactttatcaaattcaccaaaatctgtaaatttagaagaatcttgcgaaatgaaaaattctatcCAAAACGATGGATTACTACCAAATAACAATTGGAATACAATACCGGGAGGCGCATTTAATTCAACTTCTGCTAACACAAATTCGTTGTTATCCTCGGGTGAGTACTTGTATTTTGTAGGCGTACCACGTAAAGGTCCGTCATAAGAATAGTGTATTTCTGGTTTGAATTTATAACAACGAGCGGTTTTCGACAGTTTGCTCCCATTACTCACAGTTGCCGATTTCGTCTCACTCtcattttcaaatgcagaatcatcttcatcttcttcaagtGTTACACTTGCATTACGCAATTCACCGTCGGCTTCCTCTTCACTATGGGTTGGAGTTACGTCGTCAACCGATCTAATAGCATCCTCTATTAGTGCATCATTTTCGCTGATGTAAGAGGCTCTACTTGGTGGACCACTAGGTCTTCTACTCTCTGAGAAAGACCTCGAGTCTAGCGGGAAATGCTGATCCTGAGAGAAACTCGAAGATGCTGATCTTCTCTTCTCCTGTGCGCTTTGCTTTTCACCTTCCGCCAACAGAGTTCTTGCCCAAACTTCTTTTAAAAGCGTAAATGCAATGTCTCTAGATATGAATCCGTTAAATTGGGTTTTACCCGTTGCAGTTTCAATGGAAACAGCATTTTGGAATAATCCCGCCGTTGAAGTCTTTTCTATGAAAGTGATATCCTTAAATGGGATAACAACTTTGGCTATCCACCCCAATAAACTTGAATAAAAGCATACGTGGCTTTCAGAGATGTACATTCTACCTTGGTAGAGAAATTCTCTGCTTAATGCGCAACTAAAATCGTCTAGTAGTCTATCATCCTTGGAgacatctttgaaaagtgtGTGGAACTCCGCATTTCTTTCCATTACAGCATAGTGGAAAGGCGTGTCCAAGTAGGTCTCATCCACAAATTTTGTATCATCATAGTTGtgaaattcttccaattgagtCTTGCCCGGAATTTCCTTCGGTTTCTCTGCTTCACTGGCTGGACTAAATGTGGGAGAACCGGGTCCCAATACAGGACTTGTTGCCTTCTTTccattcttcttttggCTCGACACTTGCCGTCTATGAGAGATAATATTTGGTGACGAGATTTCTTCAGGCTGGCTATTATTAACCTGCGTTTGCAATGGAGGTGGATTTTGAGGTGTAGatttaaaggaaaaactgGATATCATATTCTCCAAGAACCTAGTGTTACTATTCCCATTTCCATTTGCAACTGCATTACTTGTACCATTCTTGTCTGATGTATCGCCACTTTTTGGTGCCTGCACTTCTTTATCATGATTTCTCTCGACAGTATTCCTTTCAATGATGTCGTTTACAGAACCTAAAGCCGTAGTATTGTCACTAACACTGGTATTGCTTGATACTGAGTTAACATCAGAGAGATGAGGATCAGCAGGCGTCGATTTCAAATTAACTGGTGCTGTTACATCCaatgaagacgaagattTCCCATGTCTGTGGCGAACACTGCTTCCGTTACTACCGTTAGAACTGCCCACAGTCATCAAATCAGAATGGTTGTTGGTATTGCTAGACCTTCTTCTCAATGTAGCAtctgcatcttcaacaTTATTGCCGTTACCATTTCCTGACCCAGAAGATCCCCTCAGATCAACATTCGGCAATAAGgacatttggaaaatagGAACCTCTCAATTCGAATATAATACCTTAATAAAGCcagaaaaagaagaagaactcCCTCCCAATGTATACCAGGTTCCTTAAAAGATAATTAACTTATATCTAATTGTAAATATAGTATTAATCGTCATGTTTCCCTTATAAGTTTCTGATCCATCTGTCAGCTCTATGGGTCTCATTACCCGCCTTTCAACcaaaaggttgaaaaaatattagGAAATTACCATACATAATAACGATGATACTGAAATCAATATTACATAGTGCTAACGGTTCTTCATAAAAGAGATTTGGGAGGTGTTGGCAGTCTGGCGAAGAGAATTGGTGATTGAAATTTCCTGTATCTACAATCTGTGTGTTGGAAAAACCCCGGATAAATGACCACAGAGTCCGATTCCGTCGAGATGTATGGTGAAAACGGTTCGAATACGACGACCGCTGGTGCCGCTACTGCTGCTGTTAATGGCAGTATCGATACTGATGATTCAAAAAAAGGACAAATGACCAATGGTATGACTAAGGATTCGAAGATAGGTGCGGCGACAACGGGCACCAAAAATTTGGCTTCACAACCACCTCCGGCAATCCCACATGTGGAGATCAACCAGGTgtcattttctttggttaTGAGAAATTTGACTGTATTTACCATTAAGGAGGTTTCACAGTTTATGAAGACTAACGTTCATGTTAATCCAACTGAACCATCTACAACGAAGAAATTACAGTTTTTGCATATGATTATCTTTCTAAGaaatcaatatttgaaaatttacgTTTTAGTTAAATGGTGCCGAACCATTAAGAAT
The genomic region above belongs to Zygosaccharomyces rouxii strain CBS732 chromosome F complete sequence and contains:
- the LAM6 gene encoding Lam6p (similar to uniprot|P43560 Saccharomyces cerevisiae YFL042C Due to a sequence change (deletion of G at 46151) YFL043C is now part of YFL042C.); this encodes MSLLPNVDLRGSSGSGNGNGNNVEDADATLRRRSSNTNNHSDLMTVGSSNGSNGSSVRHRHGKSSSSLDVTAPVNLKSTPADPHLSDVNSVSSNTSVSDNTTALGSVNDIIERNTVERNHDKEVQAPKSGDTSDKNGTSNAVANGNGNSNTRFLENMISSFSFKSTPQNPPPLQTQVNNSQPEEISSPNIISHRRQVSSQKKNGKKATSPVLGPGSPTFSPASEAEKPKEIPGKTQLEEFHNYDDTKFVDETYLDTPFHYAVMERNAEFHTLFKDVSKDDRLLDDFSCALSREFLYQGRMYISESHVCFYSSLLGWIAKVVIPFKDITFIEKTSTAGLFQNAVSIETATGKTQFNGFISRDIAFTLLKEVWARTLLAEGEKQSAQEKRRSASSSFSQDQHFPLDSRSFSESRRPSGPPSRASYISENDALIEDAIRSVDDVTPTHSEEEADGELRNASVTLEEDEDDSAFENESETKSATVSNGSKLSKTARCYKFKPEIHYSYDGPLRGTPTKYKYSPEDNNEFVLAEVELNAPPGIVFQLLFGSNPSFWIEFFISQDSSKFTDFGEFDKVDEDGKKYREFNYAKGLHFPVGPKSTKCVVSEKILDCDYSSFIHVLNTTRTPDVPSGGSFSTKTRYMFKWASKTTCMLKVSYFMDWTASSWIKSMVESGARSGQVSATKDLVKLIHQYLDTYVTEGTVNVSASANKINKKSIKQQTPAAAVAAAASKPSPEARELKEAINKNTCQLDTSRHSTNQLLFIVIISLVLLIYNEVKLRGEIRELKTLFVQPSLDQNVLKDTIKNQILAEIKQDVSNL
- the FMP32 gene encoding Fmp32p (highly similar to uniprot|P43557 Saccharomyces cerevisiae YFL046W FMP32 The authentic non-tagged protein was localized to the mitochondria); the protein is MSGTSFTRMSLMKFVGLNSRRAFHATSKRLTDFETVHIQNTNRYKQLLMEKGKFEESQANAIVNLMSDALRGGISHVSQDLAKRERLTQLTYQQRVDFAKLRDQLLTADRSEFHNLQNDYERVRKDLDKLKNKVKEEITKANASFKLDLSLEKGRIREESSHHDMQIKEIDTRIDKEITNMRMQIDSVKTQVMQWLIGVCTGTFALVLAYVRLLS
- the RPL10 gene encoding 60S ribosomal protein uL16 (highly similar to uniprot|P41805 Saccharomyces cerevisiae YLR075W); this translates as MARRPARCYRYQKNKPYPKSRYNRAVPDSKIRIYDLGKKKATVDEFPLCVHLVSNELEQLSSEALEAARICANKYITKMSGRDAFHLRVRVHPFHVLRINKMLSCAGADRLQQGMRNAWGKPHGLAARVAIGQILFSVRTRDNNKDIVIEGLRRSRYKFPGQQKIILSKKWGFTPLDRDEYLKRRQAGEVKDDGAYVKFLTNKGSLENNFNNFPDYFLSRTQV
- the FMP25 gene encoding Fmp25p (similar to uniprot|Q7LI62 Saccharomyces cerevisiae YLR077W FMP25 The authentic non-tagged protein was localized to the mitochondria); protein product: MMLRRSLLGCGNRLTLRIPSLRNFSSCTRLYKNSEQIDEAELWAPNLTSQPYKAKKSSKEEFQWPDQSEEQAQRAHEIRVEKLMRLSAVFQGLLILLGVGAATTTYMKWPQIKSWWVTKDDYKVDDNTIERLVKSKTKKSMDEIAVISDANFGPEVSGLYLAGSNEIAGKNKAGYILPKRIPLFDHKVLRDVCLSDEPNGKENLAIDERGDLLKWSQDAISTILPDQNLVKVKLSNNVAYALNKKGEILVIPVKDPSSLTKHVEHKRSWVLPWKTYCSYDWKLDTKDSFKAKGENKIIQFDTGKHHLALVSNKGNAYSCATGIKSKPQDRSHSYGQFGVPTLSQFDEFPPCNKLYEIELLNRALDSNNSVYKRDILQVACGDYHTLARDAEGKLFGFGINKNGQLGLPISYDNEQIPFPKIISRFGSYFGRDSKFKCVDINCSTQTSFVTLETSDDNGKKDVFYFSFGDGLNGELGNGNYKNCQPEPAPIKSIDSPVKEWSCGGHHIWCKLADGQVLVWGFNERGQLGTGKRIKVNRPQPIPGLLKPGDQLQPDQLYRTKLFLQPQQSVAAGETSTCIYWKK
- the BUD20 gene encoding Bud20p (similar to uniprot|Q08004 Saccharomyces cerevisiae YLR074C BUD20 Protein involved in bud-site selection diploid mutants display a random budding pattern instead of the wild-type bipolar pattern), which codes for MGRYCVKRYKTKRRTKDLDIIFNELSSKDKIQQLLNQPLDETKPGLGQHYCIHCAKYMESAIALKTHLKSKVHRRRVKDLKSMPYTQEVADAANGVNLNKFLDRVEQLKNKTIPEKSENEQLLSGHLEEALAHAKTTEPTLPWAGDDKEQEVKDKDNDEVFMG
- the SEC53 gene encoding phosphomannomutase SEC53 (highly similar to uniprot|P07283 Saccharomyces cerevisiae YFL045C SEC53 involved in synthesis of GDP-mannose and dolichol-phosphate-mannose required for protein assembly in endoplasmic reticulum phosphomannomutase), with protein sequence MVDIPEFAHKEKPDTLVLFDVDGTLTPARLHVSDEVIDVLQQLRKKVCVGFVGGSDLSKQKEQLGDDVLQNFDYAFSENGLTAYRLGKEMATQSFINWIGEEKYNKLAVFILGYLSKIDLPRRRGTFLEFRNGMINVSPVGRNASTSERNEFEAYDKEHQIRAKFVEALKKEFPDLGLTYSIGGQISFDVFPTGWDKTYCLQHVEKDGFKEIHFFGDKTYKGGNDWEIYEDPRTIGHSVTSPDDTVRILKEIFKF
- the OTU1 gene encoding ubiquitin-specific protease OTU1 (similar to uniprot|P43558 Saccharomyces cerevisiae YFL044C YOD1 Yeast OTU Deubiquitinating enzyme 1) gives rise to the protein MRLKLSGGNGYNKVVSIDNDATLERLILASEAPLPVAGIRYGYPPQRVDNNQEASQSKLDSLGISSGEKITLIFQDEGNKSKSVTEAPPSSQPSNDQLSPNKCKISLPTGEETVLQVRQIPDDNSCLFHSLSYCVYKDISLSPTLRTVCSDRIRNDKVLYSDAVLDRPNEEYAQWILRKDSWGGGIEIAILSKNFGVAVYVLDMDAQKFEKFNEDQFDQFVIVMFNGVHYDSLELVNQRTVFDRRDEIFSEAVLEAALEIAKQLKKGGHSFNTRRDRIICNTCKTILVGERDVARHAESTGHVDFGQAKN